The nucleotide window TTCTCCACCGACCTGTATCTCGCTGGGGAGTGGCCGCCGTTGCGCCGATGTGCGGAGGATTGCATCTGCCGGCTGGATTGCCGGTCGGACCCGCATTCGCTCAAGCCGGTTCCAGCCGTGCCGTGAAGTGCCGCAGGAAAGGCGCCTCATAGGCGAGGCGCAGGCCGCGGATCGCGTCGCGGCGCTTCCACACCTCCAGGATCACTTCGATCACGTAGTCGATGTGGCTCTGCGTGTAGACGCGCCGCGGGATGGCCAGCCGCACCAGGTCGTGCTGCGCCGCCTTGCCGAACATCAACGTCCCGATCTCGGCGGATCGGATGCCGCCCTCGAGATACAGCTCATTCGCCAGCGCTACGCCCGGGAACTGCTCCGGCGCGATGTGGGGCAGGAACGCGCGCGCATCCAGGTAGATGGCGTGGCCTCCGGGGGGCTGCACAATCGGCACGCCCTGCTCGGCGACGTGGTTGCCCAGATACGCGGTCGAAGTGATGCGGTAGCGGAGGTAGTCTTCATTCAAGGCTTCTTCCAGGCCGACGGCGATCGCTTCCAGGTCGCGTCCCGCGAGGCCCCCGTAGGTCGGGTAACCTTCGGTGAGGATCAGCAGGTTTTCCTCCTGCTGCGCCAGCGCGTCGTCGTTGGTGCACAGGAAGCCTCCGATGTTGGCCAGCCCATCTTTCTTCGCCGACATGGTGCAACCGTCGCCCAGCGCGAACATCTCGCGCGCGATCTCCAGCGGCGATCGTTCCGCGTAGCCCGGCTCACGCAGCTTGATGAAGTAGGCGTTCTCCGCGAAACGGCAGGCGTCGAAGTAAAGTGGGATGCCGTGTCCCCGGCACACTTTGCTGATGGCCCGCGCGTTCTCCATGGAAACCGGCTGGCCGCCGCCGGAATTGTTGGTCACCGTTAACATCACCAGCGGCACCCGCTCACGGCCCACGCGCGCGATCAGCTTTTCCAGCGCGGCCACGTCCATGTTGCCCTTGAACGGCGCCAGCCGGGACGGATCGTGTCCCTCCGCGCAGGGCAGGTCCACGGCTTCTGCTCCTACGAACTCTACGTTGGCGCGCGTGGTATCGAAGTGCGTGTTGTTCGGGACCACGTCGCCCTTCCGGCACATCACGTTGAACAGGATGCGCTCCGCCGCTCTTCCCTGGTGCGTCGGGATTACGTGCCGGTAGCCGAAGATGCCTTGCACGGAGCGCCGCAAGTGATAGAAGCTGCGGCTGCCCGCATAGCTCTCGTCGCCTTCCATCATGGCCGCCCACTGCGCAGTGGACATGGCGCCCGTGCCGGAGTCGGTCAGCAGGTCGATAAGGATCTCGTCCGCCGCCACTTGGAACAGGTTATAGTGCGCCGCGCGCAACAGTTCTTCGCGCCGCGCCCGCGTCGTCCACTGGATGGGCTCTACCGACTTGATCTTGAAGGGCTCGATGATGGTGCGAACCGCCATGACACACCTCTGTGGCGCACACGCCGGAGCGCGCTGCCTGTACCTTGGTCCTATCCCTGCGAAGCGTCAGTGACTTGAGTCACAGGCAGTCGGGAAAAATGGACGAAACCTAGTGTCGGTACACCGTGGTCTGCGGATGGTAGTTCCGCCAATCGAACCAGTAGTCCTTGAGCAGCGGCAACTGTTCCAGGCACTTTCCCTGCGCTGGTCCCGCAACCGCGCAACCCTGGAAGTTCCACTCGCTCCCCGTGGCCGAATCGAGCAACGCCCACGGCTCGCCCGTCTTCCTGTGGAACTCGGTCGCCTCGGTGCCGGGCTCAATCCGCCTGACAAACGCGCGTACCGACTTGCCGTCCTGTCCCACGACCAGCGCCACCGGCGTCGTGCCGACGCTGTCCATGATGGGCGCCTGCTCCAGCACGCTTTTCAATGGGAAGGCGCGATCCGCGCCACCCACGCTGATGCCCAGCACCAATTCTCTGGGCGGAAGGGGAGAGAACGAGAGCACGGTTGGGTAGCGGGCCATGCGCTCGTCCCAGTCTTTCTCGGCGTATTTGGCCGCGTAGGCCCCCACCGGCGCCAGCACCGTACCCGCAGGCGCTTCCTGCTTCCACAAGCCGAAGGTCAATTCATCGGAGCCGGCCAGTTCCAGTGCTTTGCCGCGCAGCGGACCGAACACACAGCGCCCCGTCACCTGCTGCCACACGCTTCCCGTTTCCTCATCGCGCATGAGGAAGTTCTGGTTGTTGATGCCGGCCAGGCGGAAAGTGAGCGTCCTTCCTTCGACTGTCCGTTTCCACACCAGACCGGTGTGGCAGAGCGTTCAATAGGTGACGATCAGGGGCTCGCCGGCCAGGGTGTCGTTCAGCAGATGGTGGTAGGCCAGGGTGCGGACGGGGTAGGCGCGTGCCTGCTCTCCCACGCGCACCGCCAGCACCATGTCGTCGTCGTCCACCGGCGCCTCCGAAGCGGTTAGGAACTGCGGCTCGGTGACCGGGCGGAACACGCGCTCGAAGATGTTCACCCGCGCCATTACCGCCGCGCTTGTGACCAGCAGTATGCCGGCGAGCACGATAAGCCGCCTCCCCGCGGTGCGCCAGCCCGTCACACTGCTGCCCCGCCACAGCATTACAGCGAATACCGCCGCGAGCACGCCATCCACCACCGTCCAGACCGGCGCCCAACGCACGAACGCCAGCGCGACCTCGAGCTCCCGCGCACCCTGCGCCCGGAACGGGCGGATCACGTACATCGGCACGGCCACTAGGCTCACGCCCGCGGCTACGAACAGTAAAAAGAGTAACCAGAATCGAGCCCGGGATCGGTAGGTGACTGTTTCCATGTCAGCCATGATGACTGAGTTTACAGGCTCAACTCACCGTGAGCACAACCTTCCCCACATTCTTCCGCTCGTGAATGTACCGGTGCGCTGCCGCCGCTTCCGTAAGCGGGAACGTCTTGCCGATGACCGGCTTCACCTGCCCCGTTCGATGCAGCCGGAAGATCTCCTCCAGCTGCGGCTTCAGCACCCGCGACTTGTGCGCCAGCTTGCCGATGTGCACGCCGATGACGGCGATGTTCTTGTCGATCAGCTTCAGGGGATGGAAGCGCGGCGTCACCCACATCTCTTTGGCGCCGCGCAGGTAGCTCAGCTTTCCCTTGGGACCCACAACGGTCGAGAAGCCATACACCACCAACCGTCCCATTGGACCCAAACACCGATAACTTTGCGTGAAGGACTTTCCGCCGATAGCATCCAGCGCCATTTCGATGCCTTCGGGCGCTACCCGCCGCACCACCTCCAGCGCGTTCTCCCGCGTGTAATCGATGGGATGGTCCACGCCGATCTTTCGCAGGAACTCTTGCTTTGTGGGTCCCGCTGTGCCGAAAGTGACGAGCCCGTGCGCGCGCGCCAGTTGCACCGCGGCCACACCCACACCTCCGGCAGCGCTGGTGATGAGGATGCGGTCGCCCGCGCGCAGATTCCCCATCTCGAACATCGACTGCCACGCCGTCAGGTAATTCACCGGCATGGCCGCCGCCTCTTCGAATGTCATGCCGTCTGGAATCGGGAAGGCCTGTTCGGCGTTGATCGCCACCCGTTCCGAGTAGGCGTGGAACATGGTCAGC belongs to Terriglobales bacterium and includes:
- a CDS encoding tryptophanase — encoded protein: MAVRTIIEPFKIKSVEPIQWTTRARREELLRAAHYNLFQVAADEILIDLLTDSGTGAMSTAQWAAMMEGDESYAGSRSFYHLRRSVQGIFGYRHVIPTHQGRAAERILFNVMCRKGDVVPNNTHFDTTRANVEFVGAEAVDLPCAEGHDPSRLAPFKGNMDVAALEKLIARVGRERVPLVMLTVTNNSGGGQPVSMENARAISKVCRGHGIPLYFDACRFAENAYFIKLREPGYAERSPLEIAREMFALGDGCTMSAKKDGLANIGGFLCTNDDALAQQEENLLILTEGYPTYGGLAGRDLEAIAVGLEEALNEDYLRYRITSTAYLGNHVAEQGVPIVQPPGGHAIYLDARAFLPHIAPEQFPGVALANELYLEGGIRSAEIGTLMFGKAAQHDLVRLAIPRRVYTQSHIDYVIEVILEVWKRRDAIRGLRLAYEAPFLRHFTARLEPA
- a CDS encoding DUF3179 domain-containing (seleno)protein, with product MADMETVTYRSRARFWLLFLLFVAAGVSLVAVPMYVIRPFRAQGARELEVALAFVRWAPVWTVVDGVLAAVFAVMLWRGSSVTGWRTAGRRLIVLAGILLVTSAAVMARVNIFERVFRPVTEPQFLTASEAPVDDDDMVLAVRVGEQARAYPVRTLAYHHLLNDTLAGEPLIVTYUTLCHTGLVWKRTVEGRTLTFRLAGINNQNFLMRDEETGSVWQQVTGRCVFGPLRGKALELAGSDELTFGLWKQEAPAGTVLAPVGAYAAKYAEKDWDERMARYPTVLSFSPLPPRELVLGISVGGADRAFPLKSVLEQAPIMDSVGTTPVALVVGQDGKSVRAFVRRIEPGTEATEFHRKTGEPWALLDSATGSEWNFQGCAVAGPAQGKCLEQLPLLKDYWFDWRNYHPQTTVYRH
- a CDS encoding zinc-binding dehydrogenase; translated protein: MHAMVVRRYGPPEVMEWREVPDPKPAAGQLLIRVRAIGINFADILARLGVYSTVPKPPFVPGLELAGEVEQAPAEATRPTSLKPGDRVAALTMFHAYSERVAINAEQAFPIPDGMTFEEAAAMPVNYLTAWQSMFEMGNLRAGDRILITSAAGGVGVAAVQLARAHGLVTFGTAGPTKQEFLRKIGVDHPIDYTRENALEVVRRVAPEGIEMALDAIGGKSFTQSYRCLGPMGRLVVYGFSTVVGPKGKLSYLRGAKEMWVTPRFHPLKLIDKNIAVIGVHIGKLAHKSRVLKPQLEEIFRLHRTGQVKPVIGKTFPLTEAAAAHRYIHERKNVGKVVLTVS